The Candidatus Latescibacterota bacterium genomic sequence ACGACTTTTTTCTTTCCCGGCATAAGATCGAAGAAGTTATCCGAGAAGGAGCCCCTGCTTCTTTCGAACGACAGAAATACATCTTTCGCGAGTCTTTCCGTCTGGATCTCTATGCTGTATCCGATCGTGTGCACGGATATGGTGACACGCAAGCCTGGATCCGGGAGATCGAGTTCGGCGGGTCGGGTGAAGTAGAGTAGAGATGATGAAAGTAATTTCCCTTCACATTCGAGGGAACATCTGAGTAGCGAACTTTCCGGAGCAGCGTTTCCCAGTAATTCTACTTCCGGTATTTCAAAGAAAACCATTCCGGGATCGGAAACGCCCGGAAGCTTCTCTGATCCTTCGCCAGCCAGGCTGGCCAGGCACGGAGCTTCTACATCGACCTGCCAGTCGGCCAGGTGAGTACCATTAAAATCCTGGAGTTCCATATTGAGCTGACCTGACATATCCTCGGTCGTGTCATTGATGACCAGTACCCTTACGGTCTTCCCATCGCTGATCGGGGATACAAGGATCCGCTTAAAAGCTCTTTGCACGTAATAGTACAGGGCCTTGTGCCGACCGAAATAGTCGATGCTCGACCAGGATGCTACCGGCCAGCAGTCGTTCAGCTGCCAGTAGAGCGATCCCATGCAGAAAGGGGTCGCTCTTCTTTGAGCCTCTATACCTATCCTGATTCCTCTTGCCTGAAGAAGCTGGCTGATGTACACGAAATCCTCGAAATCGTCAGGCAGATCGAAGTCCCTTGCCATGTACTCAGAAATCAGGCTGTTTCCTCTCGGATGCTTCTGATGGCATATCATTGCGGCAGAATCGAGGGTTCGGTCATCGGGCGATGTGAATGCGTTTATGGTCTGGATATCAGGAAAGGATTGGAACCCGAACTCGCTCATGAATCGCCCGGTCCTCTCGATCAGCATTTCGAAAGGTTCGGCATCATGCCATACTCCCCAGTAATGCGAGTCTCCCTCGGTACGGCTCCGGATATCTCCCCTGCCGTATAGTGGCGATGTAGAGTGATAGGGGACTTTCGCCGAGTATTTTTCTACTACATCAGGCAGTAATGAGTGAAAGAGACTCTCATACCCACTCCAGATCTTATCTACCTCATCGCGTGAGCGTCCGTTCTGCCAGCCCCAGTTGTGCCACGCCTCGTCAATTTCGTTATTGCCACACCAGAGAGCGATACATGGGTGTCCGGCCAGTCTCTTTACGTTGTAGACGGCTTCTTCCCTGACACTATCGAGGAAGTCTGGATTCCAGGGATACATCGCGCAGGCGAACATGAAGTCCTGCCATACTAGTATTCCAAGGCTGTCGCATAGGGAATAGAATTCGTCATCCTCATAGACCCCTCCCCCCCAGACCCGAATCATGTTCATCCCCGCATCGGCGGCACTATGAAGAATATACCTCCAGTCTACACCAGGTCCGCCATGCCGGCTTGCAGTAGGGGGCATTCTCACCGGGAAACTCTCCGTCGGTATGTAATTCGCCCCCTTCATGAATATCGGCCTGTCGTTGACCCTGAAGTAAAAACTTCTGCCCGATTCATCGCGTTCGGAAACAAGTTCGACGGTTCTAATCCCCGTAACGATATCGACGCGGTCTGTTTCGTTATCTCCGATGGTCAGGAGCAACTGGATATTGTAAAGACGCTGTTCCCCCTCCCCTGAGGGGTACCACAGTTCGGGGTCTTTTATCCCGAAATCTATTCGGTAACTATTTTCCCCCTGCACGAGGGCGAAGGTCTTTGATACAGATGGAGTACCGTCGACAGATATGGAGATGTCGGCATTCGATGATTGATCGGATTCTATCACGATATCTGCTGAGTAATTCGCAAGGGAAGAGTCGAGTTCCGTCAGGCAGATAGTCAGATCTGCTATCCTGACATCTTTCCAGGCTTCCAGACGTGTGTTTTTCCATATGCCGGAAGTGACGAATCCCGGTCCCCAGTCCCAGCCATAGTGGTATGCCGCCTTTCTGGTGAACACCCGGGAGTCGCCGGGAAGTTTAAAGGGATATCTGGCAGCCAGGCTGTCTCCTGTCACTTTCGGGGAGTGAAATAGTACTCTCAGGCTGTTTTCTCCATGCACCAGAAAACTGCCGCAGTCTACGACCCACTTTCGGAACATGTTGTCAGCCTTAAGGATCATTTTGTCATTGAGGAGGACCTCAGCGTAAGTGTCAAGTCCCTCGAATATCAGGTCACAGTGGGGAAAGGATGCTATCTGTCCGGTGACTGTAAAGACTGTTTCGTATTCCCAGTCGATATCCTCGATCCATCTCAGGCTGTCTTCATTACAGGCGAAATAGGGGTCTGGAATCATTCCCGCTGAAAAAAGGTCGGTGTGAACGCAGCCGGGGACTATAGCGTCTATCCATTCCGTACTTCCAGCCTGCCGGAATCTCCAGTGTCCGGAGAGATCGTGAACGATCCTGTCGGCCATGATAATGTCAGGTTGGAACAGGATGAACAGGGCCATGATCAGGGCCGTTATTATTCCTGTGCCTGTTTTTTCGGCACGAACTCCCTTCAGAGGGAGGCTTGCCTGACGAGAGAAGTATTTCATTTCCTTGGACTCCATTTTATCGGGTCTTCTACATATCCCGGCCGAGCCGATAAACAACAGATATCATAACGAACCATAAATTTGAAGGTACTTTGAATATACAAGAGCGTCCGAATGTATGTATAATGCAGTCGAGGGGGACAAAATCATTAAACGGGAGGTAGTCATGACTTATTACGTTATCGGGGTCTTGCTGGTTCTGTTTTTCCTGAGCGGTATCAAGATAGTCCGCCCGACTCACAGGGCTCTGGTCGAGAGATTCGGGAAATACGTCAAGTTTTCAAAGCCGGGATTCCACTGGGTGTTTCCTATCGTAGAGCGGATGATCAAGGTCAATGTGACCGAACAGATGGTGGATGCTCAGCCCCAGGAGATAATCACAAACGACAATCTTAACGCCCGGGTCGATGCCCAGGTCTATTTCAAGGTCAAGGCTGACGAAGAGAGCGTGAAGAATTCTCAGTATAGCGTAAATGACTTTCAGTACCAGATCGTGAATCTCGCGAGAACGACACTCAGAAACATCATAGGCACATTGACCTTGAAATCGGCCAACAGCGAGAGGGACAAGATCAACGGAGGGCTTCTGACCACGCTGGCTGCAGAGACGAAGAGCTGGGGGATGGAGATCGTAAGGACAGAGCTGAAGGAGATCGATCCCCCCGAGGACGTCCAGGCGACGATGAATAAGGTTGTGAAGGCAGAGAACGAAAAGATAGCAGCCCTTGATTTCGCAAACGCGGCAGAACGTGAAGCCGATGGCACGAAAAGATCAGAGATCAAGAGAGCCGAAGGGATCAAGCAGGGCAAGATCCTTCAGGCCGAGGGCGAGGCAGAGGCGATCCGGCTTGTCAATGAGGCTGCCAACAAGTATTTTGTCGGCAACGCGCAGCTTCTCAGGAAACTGAAGGCCGTGGAAGTATCGCTCCGTGATAATGCAAAGGTAGTACTTCCAGCGGATTCAGAACTTATCAATGTTATCGGAGAACTCTCTGGAGTCGTTCCTGTCATCAGGCACGAAAAGAGTTCGATGGATAGTGATATCGGGTAATCGTCCGATCTGCTCATGAAAGCCGGGCTCATTTAAATGTGTCCGGCTTTTTCTTTTGGTCCGTACTGGTATTGATCGTGGCTTCTCTGAATCGATGATCTGGTTGTTATGCGGGTCACATCTGATTTTTTCTCATGACCTTTATCAATTCGTCATACCCCGTAGTCTGGACCTCGGCCAGTCGGAGGCCTCTCAAGTCGAAGAACTCAACGTAGGCGAGAGGGGATGTCTTGTCATAAGCATTCGGCCTGTCTCTCATATTGCATAACCCGAACCGTATTTCTTCGCCTTCGTCTCCATATCCCGGATCGAGTTTTCCTGCAGTGAGGCTGAAACCTTTTTCTATCAGACCCGACATAGGAATGAATCTGCCGACGATCCCATCGGGCAGGATGATCCTTTCGTGGACTGTTACGATGGCGTACTCATGAGGTTGGAAGATGTAGTCTTTCTTCGCTGTCACAAGGTCATGAGTCTCCTTATCGTCTGACTTTTCCTTCCAGAAAATTATCCGGGCGGCAGTAAGTGGATAGTTGGCGAGCTGGAGCAGTCTTTTGTCGAAGGGATCGATCCGCAGGAGATCCTCTTCGACCAGTTCCAGGATCATCGAGTTACTCATCAGGTTGCCTATCATCCCAGCCTCCCGACCGATACAGATATGTTATTTTCCTGTCCCGTTCACCATTCGTTTTATGCCGAGTTTGTTCATCCTGGATTCGAGAGTAGAAGGTTTCATGCCGAGAATCTCGGCCGCTCCACTCTTTCCGCGGACCCTCCATCCCGTACGCTCCAGGATTTTGAGAATATGTTTTCTTTGAGCCTCTGCAAGTGTGATGATCTGTGAATTGTCAAAGCTGGCGATTTTCGGGATCGTGGCTTTCAGGGTACTGCCTTTGGACATTATCATCCCGCGCTCGACCACGTTTCTCAGTTCCCTTACATTTCCAGGCCACTCGTAGGTCTGCAT encodes the following:
- a CDS encoding glycoside hydrolase family 2 protein, encoding MKYFSRQASLPLKGVRAEKTGTGIITALIMALFILFQPDIIMADRIVHDLSGHWRFRQAGSTEWIDAIVPGCVHTDLFSAGMIPDPYFACNEDSLRWIEDIDWEYETVFTVTGQIASFPHCDLIFEGLDTYAEVLLNDKMILKADNMFRKWVVDCGSFLVHGENSLRVLFHSPKVTGDSLAARYPFKLPGDSRVFTRKAAYHYGWDWGPGFVTSGIWKNTRLEAWKDVRIADLTICLTELDSSLANYSADIVIESDQSSNADISISVDGTPSVSKTFALVQGENSYRIDFGIKDPELWYPSGEGEQRLYNIQLLLTIGDNETDRVDIVTGIRTVELVSERDESGRSFYFRVNDRPIFMKGANYIPTESFPVRMPPTASRHGGPGVDWRYILHSAADAGMNMIRVWGGGVYEDDEFYSLCDSLGILVWQDFMFACAMYPWNPDFLDSVREEAVYNVKRLAGHPCIALWCGNNEIDEAWHNWGWQNGRSRDEVDKIWSGYESLFHSLLPDVVEKYSAKVPYHSTSPLYGRGDIRSRTEGDSHYWGVWHDAEPFEMLIERTGRFMSEFGFQSFPDIQTINAFTSPDDRTLDSAAMICHQKHPRGNSLISEYMARDFDLPDDFEDFVYISQLLQARGIRIGIEAQRRATPFCMGSLYWQLNDCWPVASWSSIDYFGRHKALYYYVQRAFKRILVSPISDGKTVRVLVINDTTEDMSGQLNMELQDFNGTHLADWQVDVEAPCLASLAGEGSEKLPGVSDPGMVFFEIPEVELLGNAAPESSLLRCSLECEGKLLSSSLLYFTRPAELDLPDPGLRVTISVHTIGYSIEIQTERLAKDVFLSFERSRGSFSDNFFDLMPGKKKVVLYTTGEIMSDPEQRLSIKTLSDLQQP
- a CDS encoding SPFH/Band 7/PHB domain protein, whose protein sequence is MTYYVIGVLLVLFFLSGIKIVRPTHRALVERFGKYVKFSKPGFHWVFPIVERMIKVNVTEQMVDAQPQEIITNDNLNARVDAQVYFKVKADEESVKNSQYSVNDFQYQIVNLARTTLRNIIGTLTLKSANSERDKINGGLLTTLAAETKSWGMEIVRTELKEIDPPEDVQATMNKVVKAENEKIAALDFANAAEREADGTKRSEIKRAEGIKQGKILQAEGEAEAIRLVNEAANKYFVGNAQLLRKLKAVEVSLRDNAKVVLPADSELINVIGELSGVVPVIRHEKSSMDSDIG